The Microvirga lotononidis region CGCGACCAAGCGAGCTATAAGAGGCTGGTGAGCAATTATCTTTCTTTCCGCGTGAGGCGGCGCAGCAAAATGCGGCTCATCGCAAGATAAAGCAGCATCTCGCCGGTCTCGACTAGGCGTTCGTAGTCCTTGGCGAGGCGGCGGTTGGTGGTCAACCAGGCGATGGTCCGCTCAACGATCCATCTGCGTGCGAGCACGTGAAAGCCACTCGGCCGTGTTGGGGGCTCCGCGTCGGCCCGCATCCAGACGCCACCGCTCCACCAGTGTTGCGGAATGGATAGCTTCCATCCGAGCGCTCTGCACAGCCAATCCTTCAACCCTCGATAAGCCGTGTCCGCCCACATGAGCTCGATAACCGGGAAGAGATGCTCTAAACCCTCCAACAGGAGCTCGGCGCCCGCGCGGTCATGGATGTCGGCCGGATGCACCTTGTTCTTCAGCAGCGTTCCTTGCGTATCAACGAGCAAGTGACGCTTGCGGCCCTTGATCTTTTTGCCACCATCGTACCCACGTGGTCCACCCATCTCAGTGGTTTTGACCGACTGACTGTCGATGATCGCCGCTGTCGGCTGAGGAGCCCGGCCAATCATGCGGCGATAACTCTCGCGCAGCACTCGCGTGACCTGCTCCCACGTCCCGTTCTCGCGCCACTGGGCATAGTGATAGAACACGGCGTAACGCGGAGGGTATTCGTGCGGTAGCAGCCGCCACTGGGCGCCGGTGCGCAGCAGATAGAAGATGGCGTCGGTGATGCGTCGGAGCGGATAAGTCTGCCGTCGCCCGGCGGGATGGCTGCGGGTTATCAGCGGCTCCAGCAGCGCCCATTCCGCATCAGTGAGATCGCTGGCGTAGGAACTGACATCCATGGCACGGGCTCCTCAAACGTGAAACAGCCCGCATCCGCCTCCGCGGCCCAGCACCAAACCTATTCTGAATCAACCACTTGGCTCGAGCAATAAAATTGCTCACCAGCCTCTAATACCCAGCCAGGGAATTGCTGACTCGGATTTGCGTCGGGGCGCCTGACGTGATTCACTGCGGAGCGGGGGCGTTGTTGAGGGGATCAGCATGGCTGCCCTCCGGATCCGCCAGGACTACTCACCATCCGACTTACGCCAACGGGCTGCTCGTGAGAGGGACACCCGGGCCAGCCTGCGGTTGCTGGCCATTGCCAATGCGCTTGAGGGCATGACCCGAACGGAGGCCGCCCGGCTGGCCGGCATGGAGCGCCAGGCTCTGCACGATGCCATCCTGCGCTTCAATGTCGAGGGACCTGACGATCTGCATGACCGGCCCCGCTCGGGTCGCCCGGAACAACTCAACCCTGGGCAGCAGGCCGCGCTCAAGGCCCACATTCTGCACGGGCCGGAGCCCGAGCGCGATGGGGTCAGTGCCTGGCGTCTGGTCGACCTGTGTGAGCATGTCGAGCGGACGTATGGCGTTCACTACAGCGAATGGGGGCTCTCGTGCCTGCTCAAGCGGCTGAACCTGTCACGGCAGAAGACCCGGCCCTCGCACCCGAAGGGCAATCCGGCCGCGCAGGCGGCGTTCAAAAAAGGAACTCCCGTCAAAGCTGCAGGCCCTCGCGACCGAGCACCCTGAGGCGCGTCTTCAACTCTGGTGCCAGGATGAAGCGCGCTTTGGCCAGAAAGGCCGGACCACCCGCGTTTGGTACGAGCGTGGGGTACGTCCGCCCGGTGTGGTCGATCAGCGCTTCGAGAGCTTGTATCTGTTTGCCGCCTGCCGGCCCGGCACGGACGAGACCTTCGCGTTGGCTCTGCCGCGGGTGAACACCGACGCGATGATGATCTTTCTGGAGCAGTTTGCCCGGCAGCTCGAACCCGGCGTACATGCAGTGCTCGTGCTGGATCAGGCTGGCTGGCACGACGCGCGGGCCTTGCACGTGCCAGAGACGATCACGCTGTTGCCTTTGCCGCCGGCGTCACCCCAGCTGAACCCGGTGGAGCGGGTCTGGCTCTACCTGCGTGAGCGCTATCTCTCGCATCGGATGCTCGACGATTATGAAGCCGTGTTGGACGCGGTCTGCCGCGCCTGGAACCGGCTCCTCGACGAGACAGGCCGTCTCACAACATTGACGGCCTACCCGTATCTCACTGCGTCAGGAATTCCATGAGCGGGTATAATGCCGTGTGTCGAGCATCGGCAGCATAAAGGCTTAAACAATCGAGCGGAAAACAGCCACCAACCGACCCGAAGGCGCGAGCGCATCATGACGCGCTTCAAGTCAGCCGGTCAGGCTCAACGCTTCCTTTCAGTCCACGATCAGGTTGCAAACCTCTTCCGCCGCTCTACCCACTCCAAGGCCGCCGATCATCGCCGTGCCCGCGCTCGGGCGTTCCAGGCCTGGACTGAGATAACCGGCGTCGTTACTGTCGCCTGGTCCAGCCTCAAACCAGGGTCCGCGTATCCTTCTCCGACAACTTGACGGTGCCATTGGCGGCACAAACGAAATTAGTCGGTGTCACTCTGGAAGACCAGCCGTGCGTAGGCCGTCAAACAAGGCACGCTGAAAGGATCGGCTCGGGGGCATCGATGCTTGCTTGATCGCTGCAATCGTGATCCCAGGATGGGCCTGGACAAGGTGGGTGAGCGCCTCTCTCGCCTGATCCAATCTTCCCAGATTGGCGTATGCCGCTGTAACAATCCGCCACGCCCACGTCGCACTGGGCTTCTCCGCAATCCCCCGGCGCACCCACGATGCAGACTCTGCGAACCGTTCGGCATGAAAGTGAGCGATGCCAATTCCAATGGCAGCATCGAAGTTGTACGGGTCGAGTGGGCTGATGCGGATCGAGCGCTGGAAGTGTTCGATGGCAAGTTCCGGCTGGCTCAGAAAGTTCCTGATCCAGCCACTGTGATGCCATGCCCAGGCTGAGTTCGGATCAAGTTGCATGGCCTTGTCAATAATCGGGATGGCCTCAGCGAACTCTCTTCCCACGGCATAAGCCGACGCGAGAACCGTCAATACGAGCGGATCGTTGCTGTCGAGACGGGCGGCTTCCTTCGCCAGCCTGAGAGCCGCCGAACGCTCCTCCTCCGGATCCTTGGTCCAGAGGTATGGCACCCGCTGGCCATGACACCAAGCAGCAAGTGCTTTGGGTAGGGCATAACCTGGATCAAGAGTTATGGCCTGTTCGAGTAGTTTAAGGGCCTCTTCATTCATCGCGCCTTCCACCGCCCAGATCGACGGTAGAGCCCGCATAACGTAGTCATAGGCATGAAGATTGCCCGGTCTCTTGCGCCGAGCACGCTCGATCTCGGACGAGCGGATGGTGGGCTGCAATGCCCCGATGATGCTCTCAGTGATTCGATCTTGTAAGTCGAACAGGTCCGTGATTTCACCGCCGTAGCGATCCGACCATATATAGCCGCCACTCTGGCCATCGATAAGTTGCGCTGTAATCCTGACCCGATCACCCGCCCGCCTCAGCGTGCCTTCCAGCACATAGCGGACTCCTAGCTCTCGGCTGACCAGCTTCACATCCGCTACGCGTTCCTTGTAGGCGAGGGCGGAACTTCGCGCTATGACAAAAAGAGAGCGAAAACGCGACAGGGCAGAGGTCACTTCGTCCACGATGCCATCAGCCAGAAATGCTTGATCCGGATCTTCACTCAGGTTTGTGAATGGCAGCACCGCGATGGACGGTATGTCCAGAATAGGTGGCATGTCAGGTGAGTTCCCTGGCGTGAAGCTGGCCGAGGCAGTGCTGATTAAGCCGACACTGTAGGCTCGAACTGGCTCCTCGAAATTTTTTACCTTCTGAAGTCCAAGATCCGCAAATGCGAGAGGCAGCGCCTTCCGCGCATACCCGTAGGCAGCCTCGGAGAGGCAGACGCCACCCGGCTCAGCAATGCTTTCCAGCCGAGCGGCGATGTTCACGCCGTCTCCGAGCAGGTCGCCACCCCGTACCATCACGTCGCCGACATGGACCCCGATCCGGAACTGGAGGCTGCGCTCCGCAGGCGTGTCTTGGTTTTCTTGGATGAGAGCATTCTGGACTCGGACGGCGCATTGGACGGCCTCAACAGCGCTGGGGAATTCGGCCAGAACACTGTCGCCAGCCGTATTGGCAATGCGCCCGCCGTACTCGGCAATCAGCCGATCCAAGACCTCCCGATGGGATATCAGGTTCCGGAGTGTGCCCAGCTCATCCTGTTCCATGAGGCGTGAGTAGCCTGCCACGTCAGCCGCAAAGATGGCTGCCAGCCGCCGCTCAACCTTGTGCTCCTGCGGACCCATGGGAGCCTCGGTATAGTTCCAGATCGAATTATGCTGCTCGCCGCAGTGAGGTGTCCAGCCCGCATCGGCAAGTGGGTAAGCCAAACTGTCAAGCTTCATCTGGAGCATCATGCTGACCTGGGCGGTGACGGGAAGATGGTCGAATAAGCTCTGTCAGAACGTATACCGTTTACCGACAGCCGAAGGCGCAACTACCGGCTCGCCGAAAGCCTGCGTCAGCGCCATGACGGCCCGCCATCCAGTGCAATGGGCTGCCGCTATGGTCTTCAGGCCAAACTCCCTCATGCCTTCCACCGTCTCAGGGATGATTTTCTCGTTGCCGCCCGAGAGGTGAAACCCGCCCACAACGGCATGGAGCGGCACACCGGGAAAGCAGTCCTGAGCATGCTTGAGGACATTGACCACCCCAGCATGGGAGCAGGCCGTGAACACGATGAGGCCCTTATCCTTCACGTTAGCGGCAACCCAGCGCTCATCCATGAGCAAGGGATCAGGCTCCCAGCCGCCCTCATTGGTCTGTCGATACTGTCCCGGAAAACCATGCTCGAAGGCCGTTCGGCGCGGGATTTCGCCGCTGACATAGAACATCCCCTCTGAGAGGCTTTGCGGCTCAGTCGTGTTGATGACCTGTGCGCCGCGAGCCGTCAGGGCCTCAACATTGGGAATGTCCTCCATCAGCCGCATGCTGCCATCCGGTTGCTTCATAGCACGGGTCGCGTACATGCCGGGATGGGCATAGAATGGGACCGGCTGCCCACCATTGCGCTCGCGGATGAGATCAAGCGCTCGGAGCATCCCGCCCGCGTGATCCCAGTGGCCGTGGGAGAGGATGATTTCTTCGACAGTGCCGAGATCAACCCCCAGTCGAGAGACATTAGGCTCGAAGACCTCCTCCTCTGGCCCCGTGTCGAAGAGGATGGTGTGCCTGCTCTCGCCACGGTAGGCGGTGATCAGGCATGACAAGCCATGGGCAGCACAGCAGATGCAGCGGCCCGACAGCCGTTTCATCCCGTTCCGCCACAGGTAAGTCCACTCGTTCTCGACGAAGCCTGGAACAGTGGACAGGCTGTCCGTTACATTGTCCACCAGGACATGGATCTCAACCCGATCAACGGTCGTAGTTGCTGTCACGAAGGTCTCCCATTCCAGCCCCCATTGATGGTCTCATCAGTAGACAATGCTGCGGTCGCACTCCATGACCAGCTGCACCAATGTGGGTGGTGCTCCCTTCTCGTGAGGCAGACCTTGTAGATCATGGTCGGTCACACCTCGTGCGGCGCACGAACCGCCCGAGAGGTAGAGACGACCGCCTCCCGCAATGATCTTCAAATAGTGTTCGTTCAGCGCCCCTGTGCCGAGCCCGACCAGGGCGTTCCGCACCGGTTCGCGCAGGAGTTGGACGGCATCGCCCGCGAGAAAGACATGAACCTCATGTCCAGCTTCAACTGCCGCCGCTGCGACAAAGAACGCGAGCGTCGCTTTGGTCGGATTCTCAGGGCCACAGGTGATATGGACAAGAAGACTTGGCATCACGGCCTCCGAGAGCACTGCTCCTGCCGATCATGCTCGTGATCTCTTCCGGCCTCAACCAGAGCAGATGGAATATTTCGGGGGCTTTGTGCTCACGGCAGGGTAAACCGGATCATTAACATAGCCCACTGAAGCGGCTATAATATTCGCAAAGTTCGTGCTGCGTCGATCTGGGCGGTCTCTCCAATTTTGTGAGGGGGCCTGCGATGACAAAGCCTCTCCTGGCTGTTGGCCTTTGGTGCGTTGCCTTTGTGGTTGGCGTCGTGGGTCTCATCACCACCGGTCCCGGCAATCCCCGCTTTACCGGCACGGTCGTTCTCGATTTCAAGCCGTTCTGCCAAAGCTTCATTGTGCAGACTGAAAAAGGCTTTGTGCTGCTGGAGTGGGAGGACGGCACTCTGTTCTTCGGTGAGGGCGACAGGCTCGTTGGGCCACTCCACACAATGGGGCTCCAATCCTTGAATGTGGAGGGACGCGGTGCGATGACGGCGCGGTTCAAGGCCTGGGTTCCTGACCTTGCTGCCGCTCAACAGGTGTTTCGGGAGCGCTGCCGCCTTGCTCCCGGCACACCCCTGGCTGGACCAGTGCGAGAGTAGAACTGAGGCAGTACATCTGCGACAAGCTGAACTATACAAAATAGTGAGCATCTTTGTCGGGTTTCCAACAGACAGATGCTCTCTTCTCCAGTATTTCGTGCTGCGCCTTCAGCAAAAACATCCAAGCAGTGTGGTGCGATACCGATCAGTAGTCTCATACCGAGGTGGTCAGAGCGGTTTCATAACTGATGTATGCTGGGGCGGGATAGTTTAGGGATGAACGTTTCTTGAAGTTGTGCCTGTGCCGAGCTTAGTTCCCGGACCGCGGGTGCGGCTCGGCACAGGCCAATCGGGGGCTCTCATGCAGAACCAACAGCATATCTCATCTTTGCTGGACCGCCTGATCGTCGGGACAAACCAAAGCTTCGACTTGCATGGACTGTTGCAGAGCACGTCGCGGACTCTGGCGAACCTTGATTTCGAGCATCTGCACGAGGTGCAGCGCGTGGAACGAAGCCGAACTGATCCTGTGCTGAAGAAGCAGATCATTGGGAACCTTCAGCGCAGGCATCGCGAGCGGCGTCAGCCCTATACGATGCTGATTGCTGAACTCCAGAAGCACCTGTCGTCGGCGATGGCGGACGACCTTCATGCCGTGGGTTGACGGATTTTCGACTTAACGGGCCACCTCCTACGGACTGCGACTTCAAGCGCCCTCGATGGGCGCTTTTCGTACGTTCTCCCGGAGCCTTGAGGATTAAGGTGAGTGCGTTGCCAGTCGTCGCCCTTTATCGCTAAGTTTAGGGAGCAGAGCATGCCGATCGGCATATTGCGTTAGACTATGGGATAATTGGGTTTTGTCTGGTTGCCGACAGACGGTTCTCCCGCAACCTATTTACCTTTGCTTAACTTGAGAGCCAATAGGGGGCAAAGATGACTGCACAAACGCTGACGCTTGTTCATAATCGCTCGTCGGCCCCAGACCTTCCATCCAGCAATCTTATTCCAGCAATCTCTACCGCTCTGATCTGCGACAGCTTCCTCTTACAGTCAGGGCTTCGAAACATCCTCCAGGGGACTTTGTTCGCTCTTGCGGAAGCCGCTTCGGCCCCTGTCTCAGGACGGCTTCATCCGCGAGGATCGCAGCCCGCACTGGTGCTTATCGAGGCCAAGCAGAACGCCAGTCGCTGGGTTGAAGCCGTCCGACAAGTGAAAGAGCAGTTCCCGCAGGCTCGGATCGTGGCTCTGGCGGATCAGTTCGACCTCAGCGTGGTGCGGCTCGGGCACGCGGCGGGCGTGAATGGCTTCTGTCTCACAGCCTCGGCTCCTGAGGTTCTGATCAAATCGTTTGAACTGGTGATGCTTGGCGAGACTGTGCTGCCTTCGGCGATCTTTCGCTCTCTTACGAGCGGTGCAGCCTCGGATCAGGATCAGTCGCTCCATGTCAACAGTGTAGCAGAGGCGAAGCTGCCTGCTCTGGAGGCTTGCAAGCTCTCCATGCGGGAAAGAGAGATCCTGGGATGCTTGACCAAAGGCGAGCCCAACAAGGTCATCGCCCGCAAGCTGGAGATCACGGAAGCCACGATCAAGGTCCACGTCAAAGCCATTCTGCGCAAGATCGGGGCCACCAATCGTACCCAGGCTGCCATGTGGGCCTCTCAGCGCCTACCAAGGACAGAAGGATCGACCCTGAATGTCTGAGACGTTGCCGATGAAGATTGCTGTTGGCGATGAAGTTCGCGTCCATTTCCATCCGCCCGGTTCGTGGAAGAGCTTCTCGGAGGGCGTGGTCAGGCGGGTGGATGTGACCACTCCGGAAGGGCGCTTCTTCGTGCTCGAAGTCCGGAATGAGGTCCTTCTAGACCGACCGCACCGGATCAGGCCCGATTTTCACGATTACGTTCCGTATGAGGGCCGGAGCGATTTCCCTGGCCGGATCGAGGTATTGACCCCCGCAGCCCAGTACCTGGAAGCACAGGACCCAGAGACGGAACCCGCGTCCCTTCCGGCATCGGTAAAAGCGCCTGCAGTCTCCCTGCGAGGAGCAGACGAGCAGTATTTGGATGAACTGGATCTCTCCTCAGAATCTGAGACGGAGCGAACACCTGAAGCGGCAGGCGATTCTGAACCGGATCAGGTTGATGTTGAGCCTCAGCCCGTCCACAAACAGGGTGGCCTGATTTCTGCATTGTTCGGACGAAGAGAGTAAGAGGGACGCGACAGGATTTTCCGGAGTACGATTATCGTCGCCGCCACGGCCACTCTGGATCGCTCTTCCTGACGAACAGACGCCGTGCCTTTTGCGACAGGCTGAGTACAGTTCTGGAAAGAGGCGGCTGCGCGAGCTTGAGATCACGCCGATCCTCCCGCTTGAACGAGCGCAATGCCTCGGCAGAGAGCTTGGGCAGACCTTCGGTGGCTAACCGATGGCGCAACTCCTGCAAAGTTGTTTCGGGGTCGTCGGGCATGGCTGATCCCGCAGCCTGAAGAGCGACCAATCCGAGTCATCGCTCAAGGGAAGGGGAGGTTCCATTCCGTGCCCTACCCAAGAAGGGGGACAGGCGCCATTGGGTGGAGTTGCAGGAGTAAAAGCCCGAAGTTTGGGCAGAGGGTGAAAGCCAAAATGCTGCTCCATTGGTGCTCTACCTGGAAGAGCACTGTCCCAGAGTGAGGAACATCAGCGGAGGTCGGTTCGATGCTAAAGCCTTTCTCGCGATACCTGACCGCTGTCGAGGAACACCTTCCCTCCGAGCACCGTCCCCTTCTGCGGAATGGAATCTATCTGGCGATCTTAGACTGGTATACCGATGGCACCGAACCCATAGAGGCTGCCGCTCGGATCAGACATGCGGTGACGGGATAGGCTGCTCCAGCACATCAGGGCTGTTGGAGACTTGGTAGGCTGCGCCATTGGTCGATCCGCCTATGCGGTCCCGTATTTCGCCAACACCTACAAGGTGGCCGAGGCAATACAGACTGCGCTGTGTCCTTGTACTCCGGAGGCTACTACGCAGCCGAGCGCAAAGGTCTACTGCGGGGGCTTCGTACCGGTCATGACGGGTTCTGTTTCGACTCTCTCTCCGTCGCTCGCCTCGTTGTTCTCGTCAGTGTTCACACCGTCCCAGACGCGTTAGTTCCGGACGGGTCTGAACCATCGGACGGCGCTCAAAGCAAAGGTGCTGGCGCAATTTGAGCAGGCGCTTCCCAGCATCTTCTTACGGAGCATCAGTTGCGAGTGGCCATGGATTTCGGGTCAGGCTCGGGATTTGTTCCTCCGGGTTCGTTTCAAGAGCCTCGGATCGCGGACCTTGCGGAATTTCGATAGCACCCACTGTATCTACCCAATCAAAACGCGGGCGTAGCGAGAGATACGACGCAAGATCTGGAAACGGGACTGAGATCGGGTTTTCAGCGCCGACCTTTTCTTGCGATGGTAGGAAAGGTTCAGCTGGTTCTGAAGGTGGAGGCATCAGTGTGGCGATGGGAAAACCCGG contains the following coding sequences:
- a CDS encoding LuxR C-terminal-related transcriptional regulator is translated as MKEQFPQARIVALADQFDLSVVRLGHAAGVNGFCLTASAPEVLIKSFELVMLGETVLPSAIFRSLTSGAASDQDQSLHVNSVAEAKLPALEACKLSMREREILGCLTKGEPNKVIARKLEITEATIKVHVKAILRKIGATNRTQAAMWASQRLPRTEGSTLNV
- a CDS encoding winged helix-turn-helix domain-containing protein, with product MAALRIRQDYSPSDLRQRAARERDTRASLRLLAIANALEGMTRTEAARLAGMERQALHDAILRFNVEGPDDLHDRPRSGRPEQLNPGQQAALKAHILHGPEPERDGVSAWRLVDLCEHVERTYGVHYSEWGLSCLLKRLNLSRQKTRPSHPKGNPAAQAAFKKGTPVKAAGPRDRAP
- a CDS encoding DsrE family protein, giving the protein MPSLLVHITCGPENPTKATLAFFVAAAAVEAGHEVHVFLAGDAVQLLREPVRNALVGLGTGALNEHYLKIIAGGGRLYLSGGSCAARGVTDHDLQGLPHEKGAPPTLVQLVMECDRSIVY
- a CDS encoding IS5 family transposase; translation: MDVSSYASDLTDAEWALLEPLITRSHPAGRRQTYPLRRITDAIFYLLRTGAQWRLLPHEYPPRYAVFYHYAQWRENGTWEQVTRVLRESYRRMIGRAPQPTAAIIDSQSVKTTEMGGPRGYDGGKKIKGRKRHLLVDTQGTLLKNKVHPADIHDRAGAELLLEGLEHLFPVIELMWADTAYRGLKDWLCRALGWKLSIPQHWWSGGVWMRADAEPPTRPSGFHVLARRWIVERTIAWLTTNRRLAKDYERLVETGEMLLYLAMSRILLRRLTRKER
- a CDS encoding adenylate/guanylate cyclase domain-containing protein; this translates as MKLDSLAYPLADAGWTPHCGEQHNSIWNYTEAPMGPQEHKVERRLAAIFAADVAGYSRLMEQDELGTLRNLISHREVLDRLIAEYGGRIANTAGDSVLAEFPSAVEAVQCAVRVQNALIQENQDTPAERSLQFRIGVHVGDVMVRGGDLLGDGVNIAARLESIAEPGGVCLSEAAYGYARKALPLAFADLGLQKVKNFEEPVRAYSVGLISTASASFTPGNSPDMPPILDIPSIAVLPFTNLSEDPDQAFLADGIVDEVTSALSRFRSLFVIARSSALAYKERVADVKLVSRELGVRYVLEGTLRRAGDRVRITAQLIDGQSGGYIWSDRYGGEITDLFDLQDRITESIIGALQPTIRSSEIERARRKRPGNLHAYDYVMRALPSIWAVEGAMNEEALKLLEQAITLDPGYALPKALAAWCHGQRVPYLWTKDPEEERSAALRLAKEAARLDSNDPLVLTVLASAYAVGREFAEAIPIIDKAMQLDPNSAWAWHHSGWIRNFLSQPELAIEHFQRSIRISPLDPYNFDAAIGIGIAHFHAERFAESASWVRRGIAEKPSATWAWRIVTAAYANLGRLDQAREALTHLVQAHPGITIAAIKQASMPPSRSFQRALFDGLRTAGLPE
- a CDS encoding IS630 family transposase — its product is MQALATEHPEARLQLWCQDEARFGQKGRTTRVWYERGVRPPGVVDQRFESLYLFAACRPGTDETFALALPRVNTDAMMIFLEQFARQLEPGVHAVLVLDQAGWHDARALHVPETITLLPLPPASPQLNPVERVWLYLRERYLSHRMLDDYEAVLDAVCRAWNRLLDETGRLTTLTAYPYLTASGIP
- a CDS encoding MBL fold metallo-hydrolase — translated: MTATTTVDRVEIHVLVDNVTDSLSTVPGFVENEWTYLWRNGMKRLSGRCICCAAHGLSCLITAYRGESRHTILFDTGPEEEVFEPNVSRLGVDLGTVEEIILSHGHWDHAGGMLRALDLIRERNGGQPVPFYAHPGMYATRAMKQPDGSMRLMEDIPNVEALTARGAQVINTTEPQSLSEGMFYVSGEIPRRTAFEHGFPGQYRQTNEGGWEPDPLLMDERWVAANVKDKGLIVFTACSHAGVVNVLKHAQDCFPGVPLHAVVGGFHLSGGNEKIIPETVEGMREFGLKTIAAAHCTGWRAVMALTQAFGEPVVAPSAVGKRYTF